The following proteins come from a genomic window of Montipora foliosa isolate CH-2021 chromosome 2, ASM3666993v2, whole genome shotgun sequence:
- the LOC137992093 gene encoding uncharacterized protein, with the protein MTIENKGDQAFDFTTLFHTYFRVPDVTQTTVSGLKGLTYIDKVLGGSTFTESSELVTVKTFTDRVYQNSPSEHKITNVGSKNCNVILWKENLPDTVIWNPWAHKAVTMSDFGDDEYPNMLCVEAGYVGKPFTLQPRKKFEAQQTFKCCCA; encoded by the exons ATGACAATTGAAAATAAAG GTGACCAAGCTTTTGATTTTACCACACTTTTTCACACCTACTTTAGAGTTCCAGATGTTACGCAGACGACAGTGTCTGGATTGAAGGGTTTAACTTATATTGATAAG GTTCTTGGTGGTAGTACATTTACCGAAAGCAGTGAGCTTGTGACAGTCAAGACCTTTACTGACAG GGTTTATCAAAATTCTCCAAGTGAacacaaaataacaaatgtTGGTTCTAAAAACTGCAATGTTATTCTCTGGAAAGAGAATTTACCAGATACAG TTATTTGGAATCCCTGGGCACATAAAGCTGTGACAATGTCAGATTTTGGAGATGATGAG TACCCCAATATGCTGTGTGTAGAGGCTGGATATGTCGGGAAACCTTTTACTCTTCAACCAAGAAAGAAATTTGAGGCACAGCAAACCTTTAAATGCTGCTGTGCTTAG
- the LOC137991109 gene encoding uncharacterized protein, with protein MDQFDVGSIVWASARGDIFWPGKVVDLNKDTVASSKQVNGVTVNFFIEDSYELIRTANKMLPWNCEKQQRFIEKGRALKNLERKVEFNKALAKADMLFFVA; from the exons ATGGATCAGTTTGATGTGGGATCCATCGTCTGGGCAAGTGCTCGAGGAGATATATTTTGGCCGGGGAAG GTGGTAGATTTGAATAAAGATACTGTGGCATCATCCAAGCAAGTAAATGGTGTCACTGTGAACTTCTTCATTGAGGACTCCTA tGAACTGATAAGGACTGCTAATAAAATGCTTCCATGGAACTGTGAAAAGCAACAAAGGTTCATTGAAAAAGGGCGAG CCCTAAAGAATCTTGAGAGGAAAGTTGAGTTTAATAAGGCCCTGGCTAAAGCAGACATGTTGTTTTTCGTTGCGTAA